Proteins encoded in a region of the Pseudomonas syringae KCTC 12500 genome:
- a CDS encoding transglycosylase SLT domain-containing protein — translation MRSRLFSFLSCLLLSATAVQTAHAVDLNQQRKYYDEAKRALAKGDSGPYQMYATALADYPLEPYLEYDELTARLKTASNPEIEKFLAEHGDLPQANWMKLRWLRWLAERGDWQTFVKYYDPKMKFVELDCLYGQYQLNSNKRAEGFASAEKLWMTGKTLPAACDGFFAQWAAAGQLTEQKRWQRAKLAAQTRNYSLASTLVDSLNWLAPQGRLLLAVAQKPEMVNNPAQFTPVDEAMSDVVGLGLRRLAKQDPQKALSMLDGYAATMHFSREEQVEIAKEIGLTLARRYDDRALEVMTKYDPELRDDTVTEWRLRLLLRLGRWEDAYELARRLPKDLAATNRWRYWEARSLELAQPNSPLIAALYKDVAKERDFYGFLAADRTQSPYQLNNKPLVLSQALINKVRNTPGVRRALEFHDRGEIVNGRREWYHVSRLFNRDEMVAQAKLAYDMQWYFPAIRTISQAQYWDDLDIRFPMAHRDTLVREAKVRGLHSSWVFAITRQESAFMDDARSGVGASGLMQLMPATAKETARKYSIPLASPQQVLDPDTNIQLGAAYLSSVHAQFNGNRVLASAAYNAGPGRVRQWLKGANHLAFDVWVESIPFDETRQYVQNVLSYSVIYGQKLNSPQPLVDWHERFFDDQ, via the coding sequence ATGCGCAGTCGTTTGTTCAGCTTTTTATCGTGCCTGCTCCTCTCCGCCACCGCCGTCCAGACTGCTCATGCGGTAGACCTCAACCAACAACGCAAGTATTACGACGAAGCCAAGCGCGCACTGGCCAAGGGCGATTCAGGCCCCTACCAGATGTACGCCACGGCCCTGGCCGACTATCCGCTGGAGCCTTACCTCGAATACGACGAACTGACGGCGCGCCTGAAAACGGCAAGCAATCCCGAAATCGAGAAGTTTCTTGCCGAGCACGGCGACCTGCCGCAAGCCAACTGGATGAAGCTGCGCTGGTTGCGCTGGCTGGCCGAGCGTGGCGACTGGCAAACCTTCGTCAAGTATTACGACCCGAAGATGAAATTCGTCGAGCTGGACTGCCTGTACGGGCAGTATCAGTTGAACAGCAACAAGCGCGCCGAAGGTTTCGCCAGTGCCGAAAAGCTCTGGATGACCGGCAAGACATTACCTGCTGCCTGTGACGGTTTCTTTGCCCAGTGGGCGGCCGCAGGCCAGTTGACGGAACAGAAGCGCTGGCAGCGTGCCAAGCTGGCGGCGCAGACGCGCAATTACAGTCTGGCCAGCACGCTGGTGGACAGCCTCAACTGGCTGGCACCGCAAGGACGCCTGCTGCTGGCTGTCGCGCAGAAACCCGAGATGGTCAACAACCCGGCGCAATTTACCCCGGTAGACGAAGCGATGTCCGACGTGGTCGGTCTCGGCCTGCGCCGACTCGCCAAGCAGGACCCGCAGAAAGCCCTGTCGATGCTCGATGGCTACGCCGCGACCATGCATTTCTCCCGCGAAGAGCAGGTCGAGATTGCCAAGGAAATCGGCCTGACCCTGGCACGTCGCTATGACGATCGCGCGCTGGAGGTCATGACCAAATACGACCCCGAATTGCGTGACGACACCGTGACCGAGTGGCGCCTGCGCCTGCTGCTGCGTCTGGGTCGCTGGGAAGATGCCTACGAGCTCGCGCGTCGACTGCCCAAGGATCTGGCAGCGACCAATCGCTGGCGTTACTGGGAAGCCCGCTCTCTGGAACTGGCACAACCCAACAGCCCGCTGATTGCCGCGCTGTACAAGGATGTCGCCAAAGAGCGTGACTTCTACGGCTTTCTGGCTGCCGACCGCACCCAGAGCCCTTACCAGCTCAACAACAAGCCGCTGGTGCTGAGCCAGGCGCTGATCAACAAGGTACGCAACACGCCGGGCGTGCGTCGCGCGCTGGAGTTTCACGATCGCGGCGAGATCGTCAACGGTCGGCGCGAGTGGTATCACGTGAGCCGCCTGTTCAATCGTGACGAGATGGTTGCCCAGGCCAAGCTGGCCTACGACATGCAATGGTATTTCCCGGCAATCCGTACCATCAGCCAGGCGCAATACTGGGACGATCTGGATATTCGCTTCCCGATGGCACACCGCGACACGCTGGTACGCGAAGCCAAGGTGCGTGGCCTGCATTCGAGCTGGGTGTTCGCCATCACGCGCCAGGAAAGCGCCTTCATGGACGATGCTCGCTCGGGCGTCGGTGCCAGCGGGCTGATGCAACTGATGCCTGCCACTGCCAAGGAGACCGCGCGCAAGTACAGCATCCCGCTGGCCTCGCCTCAGCAGGTGCTGGACCCGGACACCAATATCCAGCTGGGTGCCGCCTACCTGAGCTCGGTGCATGCGCAGTTCAACGGCAACCGGGTGCTCGCCTCAGCGGCCTACAACGCCGGCCCGGGGCGCGTGCGCCAATGGCTTAAAGGTGCCAACCATCTGGCCTTCGATGTCTGGGTAGAGAGCATTCCGTTCGATGAAACCCGTCAGTACGTGCAAAACGTGTTGTCGTACTCGGTGATCTACGGCCAGAAGCTCAACTCGCCCCAGCCTCTGGTGGACTGGCACGAGCGGTTTTTCGACGACCAGTGA
- a CDS encoding MOSC domain-containing protein: MLRLSSLYRFPLKSCKAESMQRASFDALGLAGDRRWMLVDASNGRFFTQRALPHMSQLSVLWNAGGGVTLSAPGFEPLDVAVPLNIELNLRGVTVWRDSLQVPDAGDEAAEWVSRFIGKPTRMVYLPAERARWIPGGYQTVNDRVSFADGFPLLLIGQGSLDDLSARMGRPQEMLRFRPNLVIEGAEAFAEDGWKRIRIGDIEFQLLTPCARCILTTVDPATGERSADREPFATLKTYREVEGNVLFGQNVANEGLGELEVGMSVEVLE; this comes from the coding sequence ATGTTACGCCTCAGCTCGCTCTATCGTTTCCCGCTCAAATCCTGCAAGGCCGAGTCGATGCAGCGTGCATCGTTCGATGCGTTGGGGTTGGCGGGTGATCGACGCTGGATGCTGGTCGACGCCAGCAATGGCCGGTTCTTCACTCAACGCGCGCTGCCGCACATGTCCCAACTGTCGGTATTGTGGAACGCTGGCGGCGGTGTGACGCTTTCGGCACCTGGCTTCGAACCCCTGGACGTCGCGGTTCCGCTGAATATCGAATTGAATCTGCGTGGCGTCACCGTCTGGCGCGACTCGTTGCAGGTACCGGATGCGGGCGATGAGGCAGCCGAATGGGTCAGCCGGTTTATCGGCAAGCCCACGCGTATGGTCTATCTGCCGGCGGAGCGTGCACGCTGGATCCCTGGCGGCTATCAGACGGTCAACGATCGGGTGAGCTTTGCCGATGGTTTTCCACTGTTGCTGATCGGTCAGGGCTCGCTCGATGACCTGTCAGCGCGTATGGGCAGGCCTCAGGAAATGCTGCGCTTCAGACCCAATCTGGTGATCGAAGGGGCCGAGGCCTTTGCCGAGGATGGCTGGAAGCGCATCCGCATCGGCGATATCGAATTCCAGCTGCTCACGCCTTGCGCGCGCTGCATCCTGACCACTGTCGACCCGGCAACCGGCGAGCGCAGTGCAGATCGCGAACCGTTCGCCACGCTCAAGACTTATCGGGAAGTGGAAGGCAACGTGCTGTTCGGCCAGAACGTGGCCAACGAGGGGTTGGGCGAGCTTGAAGTGGGCATGTCCGTCGAAGTGCTGGAGTAG
- a CDS encoding chemotaxis protein CheV has product MAGILDTVDQRTQLVGENRLEILMFRLAGRQLFAINVFKVQEVLQLPKLTLMPQRHSFVCGVVNLRGQTLPVIDLSQAIGMRPLVPGPGSTIIVTEYNRSVQAFLVGGVDRIVNMNWDAIMPPPVSAGRQHYLTAISKVDDQLVEIIDVEKVLAEIVPYNAKVSREKLEDPVLENARGREVLLVDDSKVALAQLRDTLSQLGLKLHVASDGLKALNMLKAWADAGENVHEKLLMVFTDAEMPEMDGYRLTTEIRNDARLRGLYIVLHTSLSGSFNESMVKKVGCDNFLSKFQPDKLVEVVRERLLMIV; this is encoded by the coding sequence ATGGCAGGCATTCTCGACACAGTAGATCAGCGCACACAACTGGTGGGCGAGAATCGCCTGGAAATCCTCATGTTTCGCCTTGCCGGTCGGCAGTTGTTTGCGATCAACGTGTTCAAGGTCCAGGAAGTATTGCAACTACCCAAACTGACCCTCATGCCGCAACGTCATTCGTTTGTGTGTGGCGTGGTCAACCTGCGCGGCCAGACCCTTCCGGTCATCGACCTTTCCCAGGCCATCGGCATGCGCCCGCTGGTGCCGGGTCCGGGCAGCACGATAATCGTCACCGAATACAATCGATCGGTTCAGGCCTTTTTGGTTGGTGGTGTCGACCGCATCGTCAACATGAACTGGGATGCAATCATGCCGCCGCCGGTCAGCGCCGGTCGTCAGCATTACCTGACCGCGATCAGCAAGGTCGATGATCAACTCGTAGAGATCATCGACGTTGAAAAAGTACTCGCCGAGATCGTCCCTTACAACGCCAAGGTGTCCCGCGAGAAGCTCGAAGACCCGGTGCTGGAAAACGCCCGTGGCCGCGAAGTGTTGCTGGTCGACGACTCCAAGGTTGCGCTGGCGCAGTTGCGCGACACGCTGTCTCAGTTGGGCCTCAAGCTGCACGTCGCCAGCGATGGTCTCAAGGCGCTGAACATGCTCAAGGCCTGGGCGGATGCAGGCGAGAACGTGCATGAGAAGCTGCTGATGGTGTTCACCGATGCGGAAATGCCGGAAATGGACGGCTACCGCCTGACCACCGAGATTCGTAACGATGCACGTCTGCGTGGTCTGTACATCGTCCTGCATACCTCATTGTCCGGCAGTTTCAACGAATCCATGGTCAAGAAGGTCGGCTGTGACAACTTCCTCTCCAAGTTCCAACCCGACAAGCTGGTCGAGGTGGTGCGCGAACGTCTTTTGATGATTGTCTGA
- a CDS encoding response regulator, whose amino-acid sequence MTCNLLLVDDHSLIRAGVRALVADMPGYTILGETADGSQLASLAQRLKPDIILLDICMKSIDGLVALEHLLKVQPHCKVLILSMHNDPDMIVRALDIGAQGYLLKDTTAAELEQALEALRSNERYLSPAIAQLVIECALRGTPSKRAQAAKERYHLTARQLEILRLIVRGKSTREIADGLGLSVKTIETHRAQVMKRLQIFDVAGLVLFCVRERIISLDD is encoded by the coding sequence ATGACCTGCAATCTGTTATTGGTCGACGACCACTCCCTTATCAGAGCCGGCGTGCGAGCGCTGGTTGCAGACATGCCTGGATACACCATCCTGGGCGAAACGGCTGACGGCTCGCAACTGGCGAGTCTTGCGCAGCGCCTCAAGCCCGACATCATCCTGCTCGACATCTGCATGAAAAGCATCGACGGCCTGGTTGCACTTGAGCACCTGCTGAAGGTGCAACCGCACTGCAAGGTGTTGATCCTGTCGATGCACAATGATCCGGACATGATCGTGCGTGCGCTCGACATCGGCGCGCAAGGCTATCTACTCAAGGACACGACGGCTGCGGAACTCGAACAGGCACTGGAAGCGTTACGTAGCAACGAGCGTTACCTGAGCCCGGCCATTGCTCAATTGGTCATCGAGTGCGCACTGCGCGGTACACCCTCGAAAAGGGCTCAGGCGGCGAAAGAGCGCTATCACCTGACCGCTCGCCAACTTGAAATCCTGCGCCTGATCGTGCGCGGCAAGTCTACTCGGGAGATCGCCGATGGCCTGGGGCTGAGTGTCAAGACCATCGAGACTCACCGCGCCCAGGTCATGAAACGCCTGCAGATATTCGACGTGGCCGGGTTGGTGCTGTTTTGCGTTCGCGAACGGATTATCAGTCTGGACGACTGA
- the yegS gene encoding lipid kinase YegS, with amino-acid sequence MTQRRAMLILHGKQALNEDVRDAVADKRKQGWELDVRLTWEAGDAQRLVDEALAAGHRHIVAGGGDGTLRDIAEALALAETKASLTILPLGTANDFARAAGVPLEVSKALQLMDVAPRAVDLGEVGGKLFLNMATGGFGSQVTANTSEDLKKVLGGAAYLFTGLTRFSELHAAHGELTGPDFHWRGDLLALGIGNGRQAGGGHELCPTAMADDGLLDISILPAPQEVVGTLRSLLEGGLGIDNMFIRARLPWVELKSAQGLDINLDGEPLSGEDLRFEARPGALHVHLPADSPVLGGAPKLSRPD; translated from the coding sequence ATGACACAACGCAGGGCAATGCTCATTCTTCACGGTAAACAGGCACTCAATGAAGACGTGCGTGACGCAGTGGCAGACAAGCGTAAGCAGGGCTGGGAACTGGACGTGCGACTGACCTGGGAAGCCGGCGATGCCCAGCGCCTGGTCGACGAAGCCTTGGCCGCCGGTCATCGGCACATTGTCGCAGGTGGTGGCGACGGCACCTTGCGCGATATCGCCGAAGCTCTGGCACTGGCCGAAACCAAGGCCAGCCTGACTATTCTGCCGTTGGGGACTGCGAACGATTTTGCCCGTGCGGCCGGCGTGCCTCTCGAGGTCTCCAAAGCCCTGCAACTCATGGACGTGGCTCCGCGTGCGGTCGATCTGGGTGAGGTGGGCGGCAAGCTGTTCCTCAATATGGCGACCGGCGGGTTTGGCAGCCAGGTCACGGCGAACACGTCCGAGGACCTGAAGAAGGTGCTGGGCGGTGCTGCCTACCTGTTTACGGGCCTGACCCGATTCAGCGAGCTGCATGCGGCGCATGGTGAGCTCACCGGGCCGGATTTTCATTGGCGCGGTGACTTGCTTGCACTGGGTATCGGCAATGGTCGGCAGGCGGGCGGTGGACACGAGCTGTGCCCGACCGCGATGGCCGATGATGGTCTTCTCGACATCAGCATCCTGCCAGCGCCTCAGGAAGTGGTCGGCACGCTGAGGAGCCTTCTGGAGGGCGGGCTGGGTATCGACAATATGTTCATTCGCGCGCGTTTGCCTTGGGTAGAGCTCAAGTCCGCCCAAGGCCTGGATATCAATCTGGACGGTGAGCCGCTGTCGGGCGAGGACCTGCGTTTCGAGGCCCGGCCGGGGGCGCTTCATGTTCACCTGCCAGCGGACTCTCCGGTACTGGGCGGTGCACCGAAGCTCAGTCGTCCAGACTGA
- a CDS encoding undecaprenyl-phosphate glucose phosphotransferase: protein MRLQPVDSLSLTRTSLVEYFLFGIRLAHGIACILPGLVIMLLIKDGGTDAHQSYLTMLLFFGCVGVLVFQAMGVYSEALFSNDLRMGAMALAWTAAFGLLLFMQQAMGLFGYLPPEELLIWYLTSLALFGIIRLLLLTLFKHQMRKGVFLQHAVILGATENGQRLAEYLLEHQDIRSGVTGFIDDRIGRMPKTVANLPLLGNTSDLERLIREEKVTQVLVALPWTAENRMDYIIRELRRLPVNVLLVPDMIAFRHTHNRITEVARLPMFNASDLPLSGWSPFIKRAEDIVLSSLALLALSPLMLLVALAIKLDSPGPVFFRQKRYGYNNRLIEVFKFRSMHQHQADATAERQTTRGDARITRVGRFIRKTSLDELPQLFNVVAGSMSMVGPRPHATATKAAGILFEQAVKEYTSRHRVKPGITGLAQINGYRGETDTVEKIEKRVEFDLEYIENWSVWFDLYILMRTVPAVLFTREAY, encoded by the coding sequence ATGAGGTTGCAGCCCGTCGACAGTCTTTCGCTGACCCGCACCAGCCTGGTCGAATACTTTCTTTTCGGCATCCGCCTGGCGCATGGCATCGCCTGCATACTGCCGGGCCTGGTGATCATGTTATTGATCAAGGACGGCGGCACGGACGCTCATCAGAGCTACCTGACCATGCTGCTGTTTTTCGGCTGTGTCGGGGTGCTGGTATTTCAAGCCATGGGCGTCTATTCCGAAGCGCTGTTCAGCAACGATCTGCGCATGGGCGCGATGGCGCTGGCCTGGACCGCCGCTTTCGGACTGTTGCTGTTCATGCAGCAGGCAATGGGCCTGTTCGGCTACCTGCCACCCGAAGAACTGCTGATCTGGTACCTGACCAGCCTTGCACTGTTCGGCATCATTCGCCTGCTGTTACTGACGCTGTTCAAACATCAGATGCGCAAGGGCGTCTTCCTGCAGCACGCGGTGATTCTGGGCGCGACGGAGAACGGCCAGCGTCTGGCCGAATACCTGCTTGAACATCAGGACATTCGTTCAGGCGTGACCGGTTTTATCGACGACCGTATCGGCCGCATGCCCAAGACCGTGGCCAACCTGCCGCTGCTGGGCAATACCAGCGATCTGGAACGGCTGATCCGCGAAGAGAAAGTGACTCAGGTGCTGGTCGCCCTGCCCTGGACCGCAGAAAACCGCATGGACTACATCATCCGCGAATTGCGCAGGCTACCGGTCAACGTGTTGCTGGTGCCGGACATGATTGCCTTCCGACACACCCACAACCGCATCACTGAAGTCGCCCGGCTGCCGATGTTCAATGCCTCGGATCTGCCGCTCAGTGGCTGGTCGCCGTTCATCAAACGTGCTGAAGACATCGTGCTGTCATCGCTGGCATTGCTGGCGCTGTCACCCTTGATGCTGCTGGTCGCACTGGCGATCAAACTCGATTCCCCAGGCCCGGTGTTTTTCCGTCAGAAGCGCTACGGCTACAACAATCGCTTGATCGAAGTATTCAAGTTTCGCTCCATGCATCAGCACCAGGCCGATGCAACCGCCGAACGGCAAACCACCCGCGGCGACGCCAGAATCACCCGGGTAGGACGCTTCATTCGCAAGACCAGCCTTGATGAACTGCCACAATTGTTCAACGTGGTGGCGGGCAGCATGTCGATGGTCGGGCCGCGCCCGCACGCCACGGCGACCAAGGCTGCGGGGATTCTGTTCGAGCAGGCGGTCAAGGAATACACCTCGCGGCATCGCGTCAAACCAGGCATTACCGGACTGGCGCAGATCAACGGCTATCGGGGCGAAACCGACACCGTTGAAAAAATCGAAAAACGCGTCGAGTTCGACCTTGAGTACATAGAAAACTGGTCCGTCTGGTTCGACCTCTACATCCTTATGCGCACTGTGCCTGCAGTGCTATTCACCCGTGAGGCTTACTGA
- a CDS encoding mannose-1-phosphate guanylyltransferase/mannose-6-phosphate isomerase, which translates to MSTLIPCIIAGGSGTRLWPVSREAMPKPFMRLPDGQSLLQKTFLRAVGLPGVERLLTVTNREVYFRTVDDYRQLNKGNARLDFILEPFGRNTAAAVAAAALHVSQLYGDEAQLLVLPADHLITDVGEFSRAVSAAQKLAAEGWLVTFGILPTAPETGFGYIEKGPALNADACQVARFVEKPDAITAQGYLDSGQHFWNAGMFCMRADAVLRELRTHAPDVLSAVSACLESSPRKEGNRELQVELDGESFALTPDISIDYALMERSEKVAVVPCQLGWSDIGSWQAVRELSPVDAQGNYCNGEAVLHDVSNCYIDSPKRLVGAIGLDNLIIIDTPDALLIADGRRSQEVKIIAQELKRQGHDAYRLHRTVTRPWGTYTVLEEGKRFKIKRIVVRPQASLSLQMHHHRSEHWIVVSGMATVTNGEREFMLDTNESTFIKPGHTHRLVNPGVIDLVMIEVQSGEYLGEDDIVRFTDIYGRVPDKAVKS; encoded by the coding sequence ATGAGCACTCTCATTCCCTGCATTATTGCCGGCGGCTCCGGCACTCGCCTGTGGCCGGTTTCGCGTGAAGCCATGCCCAAACCGTTCATGCGCCTGCCAGACGGTCAGAGCCTGCTGCAGAAGACTTTTCTGCGTGCGGTGGGTCTGCCCGGCGTCGAGCGTTTGCTGACGGTGACCAACCGGGAAGTGTATTTCCGTACGGTGGACGACTACCGCCAGTTGAACAAAGGCAATGCGCGCCTGGATTTCATCCTCGAACCCTTCGGCCGCAATACGGCAGCTGCGGTTGCCGCTGCGGCGCTGCACGTCAGTCAGTTGTATGGCGACGAGGCGCAACTGCTGGTTTTGCCTGCCGACCACCTGATCACCGACGTGGGGGAATTCTCCAGAGCGGTGAGCGCTGCACAGAAGCTGGCTGCCGAGGGCTGGCTGGTGACATTCGGCATTCTGCCGACCGCACCGGAAACCGGTTTTGGCTACATTGAGAAAGGCCCGGCACTCAATGCGGACGCCTGTCAGGTCGCCCGCTTTGTCGAAAAGCCCGATGCGATCACCGCCCAAGGATATCTGGACAGCGGTCAGCATTTCTGGAATGCCGGCATGTTTTGCATGCGCGCCGACGCCGTGCTGCGCGAGTTGCGCACGCATGCGCCGGACGTCCTGAGCGCCGTCAGCGCGTGCCTGGAATCGAGCCCGCGCAAGGAAGGCAATCGTGAGCTGCAAGTCGAGCTGGACGGTGAATCGTTTGCCCTGACACCGGACATTTCCATCGACTACGCGCTGATGGAACGCTCCGAAAAAGTCGCCGTGGTGCCCTGCCAGCTTGGCTGGAGTGATATCGGCTCGTGGCAGGCAGTGCGTGAGCTGTCTCCGGTCGATGCTCAAGGCAACTACTGCAATGGCGAAGCCGTGCTGCACGACGTCAGCAACTGCTACATCGACTCCCCAAAGCGTCTGGTGGGCGCTATCGGCCTCGACAATCTGATCATCATCGACACCCCCGACGCCTTGCTGATCGCCGACGGTCGCCGCAGCCAAGAGGTCAAGATCATCGCTCAGGAGCTCAAGCGCCAAGGCCATGATGCCTACCGCCTGCACCGCACGGTCACACGCCCATGGGGCACCTACACCGTCCTCGAAGAGGGCAAGCGCTTCAAGATCAAGCGCATCGTGGTTCGCCCGCAGGCGTCCCTGTCGTTGCAGATGCACCATCACCGCAGCGAACACTGGATCGTGGTCAGCGGCATGGCCACCGTCACCAACGGCGAGCGCGAGTTCATGCTCGATACCAACGAGTCGACCTTTATCAAGCCGGGCCACACACACCGTCTGGTCAACCCCGGCGTCATCGATCTGGTGATGATCGAGGTGCAGAGCGGCGAGTACCTGGGCGAAGACGACATCGTGCGTTTTACCGACATTTATGGACGTGTACCCGACAAGGCCGTGAAGAGCTGA
- a CDS encoding polysaccharide biosynthesis/export family protein → MKSMMLIASLLLLSACNTPSRVGLPDDRAQIEAGQAAGRALAGKPLPPERIRPGDTLRIVRNSGEAPSISAFTANSIYELTLFQVLNDGTFSYPYIGTVKAAGLTLQQLNDLLESKLQTVYRETALTINISQSPGNTVFVGGAVRNSVTLPVNVATNLDQAIVGAGGVALDADAGQVALLRQEENGLYKTYFFDYSKFLWAGGVDGPTAPVLLKRGDIVFVPKSSVGNKVDGVSLYFNQLIPFAKSIGLGLNYELRNNN, encoded by the coding sequence ATGAAAAGCATGATGCTGATCGCCAGCTTATTGCTGTTGAGTGCGTGCAATACCCCTTCCAGGGTGGGCCTGCCCGATGACCGTGCGCAAATCGAGGCCGGCCAGGCTGCGGGCCGTGCACTGGCTGGCAAGCCACTGCCGCCGGAGCGAATCCGCCCCGGCGACACGCTGCGCATCGTGCGCAACAGTGGCGAGGCACCGTCGATTTCGGCGTTTACCGCCAACTCCATCTATGAACTGACCCTGTTTCAGGTGCTCAACGACGGCACCTTTTCCTACCCTTACATCGGCACGGTGAAAGCCGCGGGCCTGACCCTCCAGCAGCTTAACGACCTGCTGGAAAGCAAACTGCAGACCGTTTACCGCGAGACCGCGCTGACGATCAACATTTCCCAGTCGCCGGGCAACACGGTGTTTGTCGGTGGCGCAGTGCGCAACTCGGTCACCTTGCCGGTCAACGTCGCCACCAACCTAGACCAGGCCATCGTCGGCGCGGGCGGCGTGGCGCTCGATGCCGATGCCGGTCAGGTCGCGCTTCTGCGTCAGGAAGAAAACGGGCTCTACAAGACCTACTTCTTCGATTACAGCAAGTTCCTCTGGGCGGGCGGCGTCGATGGCCCTACCGCACCGGTCCTGTTGAAACGCGGCGATATCGTGTTCGTTCCCAAATCATCGGTCGGCAACAAGGTTGACGGCGTGTCCCTGTATTTCAACCAGTTGATCCCCTTCGCGAAGTCGATCGGCCTGGGCCTGAACTACGAGCTGCGCAATAACAATTAA